In one Deltaproteobacteria bacterium genomic region, the following are encoded:
- the aroF gene encoding 3-deoxy-7-phosphoheptulonate synthase, translated as MLIVMAPGATPEQIDAVSRRAEKLGLQAHPIPGERRTAIGLTGNKGAIDPTPFADLPGVTDCIPVSRPYKLVGRDMRPEGTRIECRGTIIGGGEFTIMAGPCSVESREQTLGVAREVAAAGAHVLRGGAFKPRTSPYAFQGLKEEGLAILAEAREETGLPIITEVKDTETLEVVAATADILQIGARNMQNFSLLEAVGDAGLPVMLKRGMSATIQELLMAAEYVASRGNTQIILCERGIRTFETATRNTLDLSAVCVLQRESHLPVIVDPSHATGVRELVAPMARAALAAGADGVMVEVHGAPADALSDGPQALTPADFRTLAAQLKALRAALAEAS; from the coding sequence ATGCTCATCGTCATGGCCCCCGGGGCCACCCCCGAACAGATCGACGCCGTCAGCCGGAGAGCCGAGAAGCTCGGCCTGCAGGCCCACCCCATCCCCGGCGAGCGGCGCACCGCCATCGGGCTCACCGGCAACAAGGGCGCCATCGATCCGACCCCCTTCGCGGATCTGCCCGGCGTGACCGACTGCATCCCCGTCTCCCGCCCCTACAAGCTCGTGGGCCGGGACATGCGGCCCGAGGGCACGCGGATCGAGTGCCGGGGGACGATCATCGGCGGGGGCGAGTTCACGATCATGGCCGGCCCCTGCTCGGTCGAGTCCCGCGAGCAGACCCTCGGGGTCGCCCGGGAGGTGGCCGCCGCCGGCGCCCACGTGCTGCGGGGCGGCGCCTTCAAGCCGCGGACCAGCCCCTATGCCTTCCAGGGCCTGAAGGAGGAGGGGCTCGCGATCCTCGCCGAGGCCCGGGAGGAGACGGGCCTCCCGATCATCACCGAGGTGAAGGACACCGAGACCCTCGAGGTGGTGGCCGCCACCGCCGACATCCTGCAGATCGGCGCCCGGAACATGCAGAACTTCTCCCTCCTCGAGGCGGTGGGGGACGCCGGCCTGCCGGTGATGCTCAAGCGGGGGATGTCGGCGACGATCCAGGAGCTGCTGATGGCGGCCGAGTACGTCGCCAGCCGCGGCAACACCCAGATCATCCTCTGCGAGCGCGGGATCCGGACCTTCGAGACGGCGACCCGCAACACCCTCGACCTCTCCGCGGTCTGCGTGCTGCAGCGCGAGTCCCACCTGCCGGTGATCGTGGATCCGAGCCACGCCACCGGGGTGCGGGAGCTCGTCGCGCCCATGGCCCGGGCCGCGCTCGCCGCCGGCGCCGACGGCGTGATGGTCGAGGTCCACGGGGCCCCGGCCGACGCCCTCTCGGACGGCCCCCAGGCCCTCACCCCGGCCGACTTCCGGACCCTGGCCGCGCAGCTGAAGGCGCTGCGCGCCGCGCTCGCCGAGGCCTCCTAG
- a CDS encoding redoxin domain-containing protein encodes MIRLDLYTKDDCGLCEEMKAVIEEVGREIPLRLVEHDITADPELFERYRLEIPVLHVDGHRAFKYRLDAPALRARLKRAGGARTMDTVKLQPLITPRDRLVILLVGLVLALAPVGESMARWLLGPVQPIPVELNGLHMDQLASEFTLKDLTGTPVSLTDYRGKTVFVNFWATWCPPCVEELPSILRLHQALEQSGFVVLAISEDDSVGDVRKFFSGNLPPFPVLMDEGQKVTRAWGTVKFPETYVVDPDGRVVAKFIGPRDWASPASVDYFRTLVGG; translated from the coding sequence ATGATCCGCCTCGATCTCTACACCAAGGACGACTGTGGCCTCTGCGAGGAGATGAAGGCCGTGATCGAGGAGGTGGGCCGCGAGATCCCGCTCCGGCTGGTGGAGCACGACATCACCGCCGATCCCGAGCTCTTCGAGCGCTACCGGCTCGAGATCCCGGTCCTCCACGTGGACGGCCATCGAGCCTTCAAGTATCGTCTCGACGCCCCGGCGCTGCGAGCACGTCTGAAGCGCGCTGGGGGAGCGCGAACGATGGACACCGTGAAGCTACAGCCGCTGATCACCCCCCGGGATCGCCTGGTCATCCTCCTGGTGGGCCTGGTCCTCGCCCTGGCGCCGGTGGGCGAGAGCATGGCCCGCTGGCTCCTCGGACCGGTGCAGCCGATCCCGGTGGAGCTCAACGGGCTGCACATGGATCAGCTCGCCTCCGAGTTCACCCTCAAGGATCTCACCGGCACCCCGGTGAGCCTGACGGACTACCGGGGCAAGACCGTCTTCGTGAACTTCTGGGCCACCTGGTGCCCGCCCTGCGTCGAGGAGCTGCCCTCCATCCTGCGGCTGCATCAGGCCCTCGAGCAGAGCGGCTTCGTGGTGCTGGCGATCAGCGAGGACGACTCGGTGGGCGACGTGCGGAAGTTCTTCTCGGGCAACCTGCCGCCCTTCCCGGTGCTCATGGACGAGGGGCAGAAGGTGACGCGGGCCTGGGGCACGGTGAAGTTCCCCGAGACCTACGTCGTGGACCCCGACGGCCGGGTGGTCGCGAAGTTCATCGGGCCGCGGGACTGGGCCTCCCCCGCCTCGGTGGACTACTTCCGCACCCTCGTCGGCGGCTGA
- a CDS encoding TRAP transporter substrate-binding protein, translating to MMVRTLAAAALSLALLLPLGAEAQAEKPEFVFKMASIAPDGTPWSEHLDEWKKRVAKESGGRIKLKTYWGGVLGDENVTVQETHRGAIHFFAGSVAALASSVPELSVLELPYLFRSFEEVDHILDEVILEDAKKLLWERGYVLVFWHENGWRSIGTRYGPIHGPQDVKGKKMRTQEVDTHLEMYRAYGASPVPIAATEVLSSLQTGVVDGFDNTPLFSFASSWYQGVSHYSVTRHIYQPGIMVMSRKSFETLPKELQDVILKDSLAEGHKGRKMVRALSPLLLQNFEAAGIELYRPTPEELKALADAAQPVHTWFKKAKGERAAALLSKIEKALAAHRAK from the coding sequence ATGATGGTTCGTACGCTGGCCGCCGCGGCCCTCTCCCTGGCGCTGCTCCTCCCCCTCGGGGCCGAGGCGCAGGCCGAGAAGCCGGAGTTCGTCTTCAAGATGGCCTCCATCGCCCCCGACGGGACCCCCTGGTCCGAGCACCTCGACGAGTGGAAGAAGCGGGTGGCCAAGGAGTCCGGGGGGCGCATCAAGCTGAAGACCTACTGGGGAGGCGTCCTCGGCGACGAGAACGTCACGGTCCAGGAGACCCACCGGGGGGCGATCCACTTCTTCGCCGGCTCGGTCGCGGCGCTCGCCTCGAGCGTCCCGGAGCTCTCGGTCCTCGAGCTGCCCTACCTCTTCCGGTCCTTCGAGGAGGTCGATCACATCCTCGACGAGGTCATCCTCGAGGACGCCAAGAAGCTCCTCTGGGAGCGCGGCTACGTCCTGGTCTTCTGGCACGAGAACGGCTGGCGCTCCATCGGCACCCGCTACGGCCCGATCCACGGACCCCAGGACGTGAAGGGCAAGAAGATGCGCACCCAGGAGGTGGACACCCACCTGGAGATGTACCGGGCCTACGGGGCCTCTCCGGTGCCCATCGCCGCGACCGAGGTGCTCTCCTCCCTGCAGACCGGCGTCGTCGACGGCTTCGACAACACGCCGCTCTTCTCCTTCGCCAGCTCCTGGTACCAGGGCGTGAGCCACTACTCCGTGACCCGGCACATCTACCAGCCCGGGATCATGGTGATGTCGCGCAAGTCCTTCGAGACCCTCCCCAAGGAGCTGCAGGACGTGATCCTGAAGGACTCCCTGGCCGAGGGACACAAGGGCCGCAAGATGGTCCGGGCGCTCTCGCCCCTGCTCCTGCAGAACTTCGAGGCCGCGGGGATCGAGCTCTACCGGCCCACGCCCGAGGAGCTGAAGGCGCTCGCCGACGCCGCGCAGCCGGTCCACACCTGGTTCAAGAAGGCGAAGGGGGAGAGGGCGGCCGCGCTGCTCTCGAAGATCGAGAAGGCCCTCGCCGCTCACCGGGCCAAGTAG
- a CDS encoding TRAP transporter TatT component family protein, with protein sequence MKATRAILMTAMSLSLLLVGCTGRTAAWEAEKAAKEAAGDSGAAGELKAQAEAHWAKRTDPEEIKQAIAAWEKAVALDPSDYQSLTSITRGLYFLADGYLRGDDEAYLDTMDQGVAWGEKAMMAVSSDFEKRMRDGEKLETAIEAIGVEGVGALYWYATNLGKWAKKKGFAVLLGNKDKVKAIMERCLKLDPTYFHGAPDRYFGAFYAVAPKFAGGDLEKSAQHYAKSLELAPYYIGTRVLMAENLAVKKQDRALFDEQLEAALEVDENAVPEIRPEVLVEKKKAEELQKNADELF encoded by the coding sequence ATGAAGGCAACGAGAGCGATCCTGATGACGGCCATGAGCCTTTCCCTCCTGCTGGTGGGCTGCACCGGCCGGACCGCCGCCTGGGAGGCCGAGAAGGCCGCCAAGGAGGCCGCGGGCGACTCGGGCGCGGCGGGCGAGCTGAAGGCGCAGGCCGAGGCGCACTGGGCCAAGCGCACCGACCCCGAGGAGATCAAGCAGGCGATCGCCGCCTGGGAGAAGGCCGTGGCGCTCGACCCGAGCGACTACCAGAGCCTGACCAGCATCACCCGCGGCCTCTACTTCCTGGCCGACGGCTACCTCCGGGGCGACGACGAGGCCTATCTGGACACGATGGATCAGGGCGTGGCCTGGGGTGAGAAGGCCATGATGGCGGTCTCCTCCGACTTCGAGAAGCGGATGCGGGACGGCGAGAAGCTGGAGACGGCCATCGAGGCCATCGGCGTCGAGGGCGTCGGCGCCCTCTACTGGTACGCCACGAACCTCGGGAAGTGGGCCAAGAAGAAGGGCTTCGCCGTGCTCCTGGGCAACAAGGACAAGGTGAAGGCCATCATGGAGCGCTGCCTGAAGCTCGATCCCACCTACTTCCACGGCGCCCCCGATCGTTACTTCGGCGCCTTCTACGCGGTGGCTCCGAAGTTCGCCGGCGGCGATCTCGAGAAGTCGGCCCAGCACTACGCGAAGTCCCTCGAGCTCGCGCCCTACTACATCGGCACCCGCGTGCTGATGGCCGAGAACCTCGCGGTGAAGAAGCAGGATCGCGCGCTCTTCGACGAGCAGCTCGAGGCCGCCCTCGAGGTGGACGAGAACGCCGTGCCGGAGATTCGCCCCGAGGTCCTGGTCGAGAAGAAGAAGGCCGAGGAGCTGCAGAAGAACGCCGACGAGCTCTTCTAG
- a CDS encoding MaoC family dehydratase N-terminal domain-containing protein yields the protein MLDRRLVGRTTTPGRNLVERGAVRRFADALGEDNPIHRSERAARAMGYPGIVAPPTFPVTFEAGSDLRELLGVANGEVLLAEQVFEYERPIVVGETILVTHRIDEISSRDGISGAMELVVISETGRLTSGEVVYRGRHQLVARV from the coding sequence ATGCTCGATCGCAGGCTGGTGGGTCGGACGACGACACCGGGGAGGAACCTGGTGGAGCGGGGCGCGGTGAGGCGCTTCGCCGATGCGCTCGGAGAGGACAACCCCATCCACCGCAGCGAGCGCGCGGCCCGGGCGATGGGCTATCCCGGCATCGTCGCGCCGCCCACCTTCCCGGTCACCTTCGAGGCGGGCTCCGATCTGCGCGAGCTGCTCGGGGTGGCGAACGGAGAGGTGCTCCTGGCGGAGCAGGTCTTCGAGTACGAGCGGCCGATCGTGGTGGGGGAGACGATCCTCGTCACCCACCGGATCGACGAGATCTCCAGCCGGGACGGGATCAGCGGCGCCATGGAGCTCGTGGTGATCTCCGAGACCGGCCGCCTGACCTCGGGCGAGGTCGTCTACCGGGGCCGCCACCAGCTGGTGGCCAGGGTCTAG
- a CDS encoding FliH/SctL family protein, whose translation MGEPDFSCLLRLEGPIVPAHLLAARDRAAELLEEAQQEADRIRATARDELEALRAEERRRLRRDAGRWLARRRERLARADHLRRIRLCQAAAEACLAVAEQVWREIPAERGPLLRALAREVHRRAPPGAEIQLRVHPADRAALEGEGEVRVDASLAPGDLVARLPGGGLDARVETRAGLALDALAGALGLIREEPA comes from the coding sequence ATGGGTGAACCTGACTTCTCCTGCCTGCTGCGCCTCGAGGGGCCGATCGTCCCCGCGCACCTGCTGGCGGCCCGGGACCGGGCGGCCGAGCTGCTCGAGGAGGCGCAGCAAGAGGCCGACCGGATCCGCGCCACGGCGCGGGACGAGCTCGAGGCGCTCCGGGCGGAGGAGCGGCGACGGCTGCGCCGCGACGCCGGGCGCTGGCTCGCGCGCCGCCGGGAGCGGCTGGCCCGGGCCGATCATCTCCGGCGGATCCGCCTCTGCCAGGCCGCCGCCGAGGCCTGCCTCGCCGTCGCCGAGCAGGTGTGGCGGGAGATCCCGGCCGAGCGCGGGCCACTGCTGCGGGCGCTCGCGCGGGAGGTCCACCGGCGGGCGCCGCCGGGGGCCGAGATCCAGCTGCGGGTGCACCCCGCGGACCGGGCCGCCCTGGAGGGCGAGGGCGAGGTGCGCGTGGACGCCTCCCTCGCGCCCGGCGATCTGGTGGCCCGCCTCCCCGGCGGGGGCCTCGACGCCCGGGTCGAGACCCGGGCGGGCCTGGCCCTCGACGCGCTCGCCGGCGCGCTGGGCTTGATCCGGGAGGAGCCCGCGTGA
- a CDS encoding MaoC/PaaZ C-terminal domain-containing protein produces MGDTLETLTSRPIDRVQIVRYAAASGDFDPMHIDEIAAREAGMPSVHAHSMMAMGYAGRMVTRWQGAGSHLEHLSARFIKIVWPGDQIVCHGRVAELTHEEGCYCAGLELWGENRKGELVFKGSARVRLFHSVEDEARQARGEGPVVLGRASSESLQDRIGAPMARSRKRQPRAGAGGAAAKAAKKPVKKAAAKAAKKPAKKAAAKAAKKPAKKAAAK; encoded by the coding sequence GTGGGAGACACGCTCGAGACGCTGACCTCGAGGCCCATCGATCGAGTGCAGATCGTCCGCTACGCGGCGGCCTCCGGGGACTTCGACCCCATGCACATCGACGAGATCGCCGCCCGGGAGGCGGGGATGCCCAGCGTGCACGCCCACAGCATGATGGCGATGGGCTACGCCGGCCGGATGGTCACCCGCTGGCAGGGGGCGGGCAGCCACCTGGAGCACCTCTCGGCCCGCTTCATCAAGATCGTCTGGCCCGGAGACCAGATCGTGTGCCACGGACGGGTGGCGGAGCTCACCCACGAGGAAGGCTGCTACTGCGCCGGCCTCGAGCTCTGGGGCGAGAACCGCAAGGGTGAGCTGGTCTTCAAGGGCAGCGCGCGGGTGCGGCTCTTCCACAGCGTCGAGGACGAGGCGAGGCAGGCCCGGGGCGAGGGGCCGGTGGTCCTCGGCCGGGCCAGCAGCGAGTCCCTCCAGGATCGGATCGGGGCTCCGATGGCCCGGTCCCGGAAGCGGCAGCCCCGGGCGGGCGCCGGGGGAGCAGCCGCGAAGGCCGCCAAGAAGCCGGTGAAGAAGGCCGCCGCGAAGGCCGCCAAGAAGCCGGCGAAGAAGGCCGCCGCGAAGGCCGCCAAGAAGCCGGCGAAGAAGGCCGCCGCGAAG
- a CDS encoding DUF4388 domain-containing protein: MVGLQGDLRTMSLAELLRFVVGKGLKGTIRCAQGPNEKSFVVIDGQAVLASSNDAREYLGQFLINFGHVTEQQLDEAFETQRQTTVYLGKILTMIDLVSEPELEAVLQLKIRETVLSLTEWTYGTFFFQQDVVPDLGPGVQVAVTLANIEEEADFRRTAWESIRQVFPRGTDLLRVDRAALAADHNNPLDLRILEYAEQGESIDGIALHLHATPFAFYQRLFSLYRLGVVAPVEAPELDEVEVEVVDLDAIPDVMGAAADLGSLLAQVKTFLEAGRFDEAETVARRATALEPTDATAQTALREAELLLLTRLRDELLVQPRCPRLVRDPRQLDPQSLGPAERYLMKRFDGTRTLSQVIRVSPIRELDALKLVKRFLATGVVVLEEPA, translated from the coding sequence ATGGTGGGGCTCCAGGGCGATCTGCGAACGATGTCACTGGCGGAGCTGCTGCGCTTCGTCGTGGGCAAGGGGCTGAAGGGGACCATCCGCTGCGCCCAGGGCCCGAACGAGAAGAGCTTCGTGGTGATCGACGGCCAGGCGGTGCTGGCCTCCTCCAACGACGCCCGGGAGTACCTCGGGCAGTTCCTGATCAACTTCGGTCACGTCACCGAGCAGCAGCTCGACGAGGCCTTCGAGACCCAGCGCCAGACCACGGTCTACCTCGGCAAGATCCTCACGATGATCGATCTGGTCAGCGAGCCCGAGCTCGAGGCCGTCCTGCAGCTGAAGATCCGCGAGACGGTCCTCTCCCTCACCGAGTGGACCTACGGCACCTTCTTCTTCCAGCAGGACGTCGTGCCCGACCTCGGCCCGGGGGTGCAGGTGGCGGTGACGCTGGCCAACATCGAGGAGGAGGCCGACTTCCGCCGGACCGCCTGGGAGTCGATCCGCCAGGTCTTCCCCCGCGGCACCGACCTCCTCCGGGTCGATCGCGCCGCCCTCGCCGCGGACCACAACAACCCGCTGGATCTGCGCATCCTGGAGTACGCCGAGCAGGGCGAGTCCATCGACGGCATCGCGCTGCACCTCCACGCCACGCCCTTCGCCTTCTACCAGCGCCTCTTCTCGCTCTACCGCCTCGGGGTGGTGGCGCCCGTCGAGGCCCCGGAGCTCGACGAGGTGGAGGTGGAGGTGGTGGACCTCGACGCCATCCCGGACGTGATGGGGGCGGCCGCCGACCTCGGCTCCCTCCTCGCCCAGGTGAAGACCTTCCTCGAGGCCGGGCGCTTCGACGAGGCGGAGACGGTCGCCCGCCGGGCCACCGCCCTGGAGCCGACCGACGCCACGGCGCAGACCGCCCTGCGGGAGGCCGAGCTCCTCCTCCTCACCCGGCTGCGGGACGAGCTCCTCGTGCAGCCCCGCTGCCCGCGGCTGGTGAGGGACCCCCGGCAGCTCGATCCCCAGAGCCTCGGCCCGGCCGAGCGCTACCTGATGAAGCGCTTCGACGGGACCCGGACCTTGAGCCAGGTGATCCGGGTCAGCCCGATCCGCGAGCTCGACGCCCTGAAGCTGGTCAAGCGCTTCCTGGCCACCGGCGTGGTGGTGCTCGAGGAGCCGGCCTAG
- a CDS encoding EscN/YscN/HrcN family type III secretion system ATPase yields MSRDPLRETLGRLRGAAGALEGLPRLRPEGSLLALRGQHARVHLPGAQLGASAAAGAGSEVEGEVVALRGDEATLLLRGPAAGLEIGAPVRLRGTPVPAAGPALLGRVIDPLCRPLDGGPALDRRGLTPVRLDAPPPVAHARRPVDEPLWTGVRSIDALCTLGRGGRVGLFAPAGTGKTRLVARLAAGLEAEVVVLALVGERGRELEELRRGLPAEARARTLIVAATGAAPAHQRARALPLATALAEHFRREGREVVLLVDSLTRHLRAEREIALSAGEPLGPAGYPASALARLPRLLERAGNDAHGRMSAIYTVLEEGSGLEEELRGLLDGHLVLSRELAERGHYPALDPVASLSRLAQQVADEEHLRAARRLRRWARLQEERRELMVLGAWEPGRDPEGDEALARWPGIEALLQQEGEPAGPGALREALLRVAA; encoded by the coding sequence GTGAGCCGCGACCCGCTGCGCGAGACCCTCGGGCGCCTGCGCGGCGCCGCCGGCGCGCTCGAGGGCCTGCCCCGGCTGCGGCCGGAGGGGAGCCTGCTGGCGCTCCGGGGGCAGCACGCCCGGGTGCACCTGCCCGGGGCGCAGCTCGGGGCGAGCGCCGCCGCCGGCGCCGGGAGCGAGGTGGAGGGGGAGGTGGTCGCGCTGCGCGGAGACGAGGCGACCCTCCTGCTCCGCGGGCCCGCCGCCGGCCTCGAGATCGGGGCGCCGGTCCGCCTGCGGGGTACCCCGGTCCCGGCGGCGGGGCCGGCGCTCCTGGGCCGGGTCATCGACCCCCTCTGCCGGCCCCTCGACGGTGGGCCGGCCCTCGATCGTCGCGGCCTCACCCCGGTGCGATTGGACGCGCCCCCGCCGGTGGCCCACGCGCGGCGGCCGGTGGACGAGCCCCTCTGGACGGGGGTGCGGTCGATCGACGCCCTGTGCACCCTGGGGCGCGGCGGGCGGGTGGGGCTCTTCGCGCCCGCCGGGACCGGCAAGACGCGGCTGGTCGCGCGGCTCGCCGCCGGGCTGGAGGCCGAGGTGGTCGTGCTCGCGCTGGTGGGAGAGCGGGGCCGGGAGCTCGAGGAGCTCCGCCGCGGGCTGCCGGCCGAGGCGCGGGCGCGCACCCTCATCGTCGCCGCCACCGGCGCGGCCCCGGCGCACCAGCGGGCGCGGGCGCTCCCCCTGGCCACGGCGCTGGCCGAGCACTTCCGCCGGGAGGGCCGGGAGGTCGTCCTCCTGGTCGACTCCCTCACCCGTCACCTGCGGGCGGAGCGGGAGATCGCCCTCTCGGCCGGGGAGCCCCTCGGGCCCGCCGGCTACCCGGCCTCGGCCCTCGCCCGCCTGCCCCGCCTGCTCGAGCGCGCCGGGAACGACGCCCACGGAAGGATGAGCGCGATCTACACCGTCCTCGAGGAGGGCTCCGGCCTCGAGGAGGAGCTCCGCGGGCTCCTCGACGGGCACCTCGTCCTCTCGCGGGAGCTCGCCGAGCGCGGCCACTACCCGGCCCTCGATCCCGTCGCCTCCCTGAGCCGCCTGGCCCAGCAGGTGGCCGACGAGGAGCACCTCCGGGCCGCGCGCCGGCTGCGGCGCTGGGCCCGCCTCCAGGAGGAGCGCCGGGAGCTGATGGTGCTCGGCGCCTGGGAGCCGGGCCGGGATCCGGAGGGCGACGAGGCTCTGGCGCGCTGGCCCGGGATCGAGGCGCTGCTGCAGCAGGAGGGGGAGCCCGCCGGTCCCGGGGCGCTGCGGGAGGCGCTCCTGCGGGTGGCGGCGTGA